The following DNA comes from Winogradskyella sp. PG-2.
TTGTTATTGACTTAGACCATCTAATGGCTAACCCCATTTTTGATCCTAATCGTTGCAGTATCAATTTTCACCCACTTCACACCTACTATGCTATCGCAATATATTTGATACTATTAATACCGAACAAAACACGTCTTATTGGTCTTGGCTTTATAGCGCATATTATTGCCGACATAATGGATTGTTGGCTAATGTAATTTTAGTTTGGCTATTACAGGATAATGATCAGATAGTTTTACATCATATGTCTTAAAACTATTTACCGTAAATACCTCATCAGATAAAATAAAATCTATTCGCAACGGGAAAAATTTAAAATCAAAGGTTTTACCAAAACCGTTACCAGCTTCTTCGAATGTATCTAACAGGTCATCCCCTTTAATTTCTTTATAAATATATGAGTAAGCCGTATTATTAAAATCACCAGTAACAATGGTTTTATACTTACATTTAGATCTATGCTTTAAAAGTAATTCTACTTGTTCTTGTTGTTTCTTAAATGTTACACCAACTTGCTTAAACAAATCGCTTGAAGATTCACTTTTTAAATCTTCAACATCTGTATTAATACCAGAAGATTCTAGATGTAAGGTATAAACTCGTATAGTATCCTTTTCTTTTATAATATCAACATAAATACCATTATTGCTAGAATTAGGAAATTCTAATGAGCCAGAATTAACTATA
Coding sequences within:
- a CDS encoding DUF6122 family protein, with the protein product MQQFCIHYGLHFGLPLFIALSFFKENWLKAYLIMLLAFVIDLDHLMANPIFDPNRCSINFHPLHTYYAIAIYLILLIPNKTRLIGLGFIAHIIADIMDCWLM
- a CDS encoding endonuclease/exonuclease/phosphatase family protein, producing MYKFTGSKHVEDDNNISVMTYNVRLFNRFDWLPSKSVKDDIVEFVYTENPDVVCFQEYPRSIQLELQGYTNYNARYTKDARGGQVIYSKFPIVNSGSLEFPNSSNNGIYVDIIKEKDTIRVYTLHLESSGINTDVEDLKSESSSDLFKQVGVTFKKQQEQVELLLKHRSKCKYKTIVTGDFNNTAYSYIYKEIKGDDLLDTFEEAGNGFGKTFDFKFFPLRIDFILSDEVFTVNSFKTYDVKLSDHYPVIAKLKLH